In the genome of Drosophila subpulchrella strain 33 F10 #4 breed RU33 chromosome 2L, RU_Dsub_v1.1 Primary Assembly, whole genome shotgun sequence, one region contains:
- the LOC119548586 gene encoding uncharacterized protein LOC119548586, with protein MQQSVQATNAVSGGDALLPLRACSTAGCKVATVVDKTKRKCSQFVSAPYIMPKPLVVNGHTSVFQVGGEMAKMGDIPALSHLSGGEGGQPIFRIKPGTHAHVINYVLIDEGSDSLEKARSGDQEAMRLLLESQRDSAVTKLQKLIANHRGMQPSIIATHSSPAPARPVPAISTPGGTSVASGHVTTPQIHPDFSIASVEGAVPFSRAAPASLVNTSAPAPSVASSAASALPVDNVDRLQAELIELRRTVARLEEGRR; from the coding sequence ATGCAGCAATCCGTGCAGGCGACAAATGCGGTTTCTGGCGGGGATGCGCTGCTCCCACTGCGCGCCTGCAGCACAGCCGGCTGCAAAGTGGCCACCGTTGTGGACAAGACCAAGCGGAAGTGCTCCCAGTTCGTCTCCGCGCCTTACATAATGCCCAAGCCACTGGTCGTCAACGGGCACACGTCGGTCTTCCAAGTAGGCGGCGAGATGGCCAAAATGGGCGACATTCCAGCACTTTCCCACTTAAGCGGAGGCGAAGGTGGTCAACCCATCTTTCGGATAAAGCCGGGAACCCATGCCCATGTCATCAACTATGTGCTCATCGATGAGGGATCCGATTCGCTGGAGAAGGCCAGATCCGGTGACCAGGAGGCAATGCGGCTGCTGTTGGAATCGCAGCGCGACAGTGCTGTTACCAAGCTGCAGAAGCTCATCGCCAATCACCGGGGCATGCAGCCCTCGATCATCGCCACCCATTCCTCGCCAGCGCCAGCTCGTCCTGTGCCCGCAATCTCAACTCCTGGAGGCACTTCCGTAGCCAGTGGCCATGTGACCACTCCCCAAATCCATCCTGACTTCTCCATTGCCAGCGTGGAGGGAGCAGTTCCATTTTCCCGAGCAGCTCCGGCTTCCCTGGTGAACACTTCCGCTCCAGCTCCTTCGGTCGCTTCATCAGCTGCTAGTGCACTACCAGTCGACAACGTGGATCGCCTTCAGGCGGAGCTCATCGAACTGCGACGCACGGTGGCCCGGTTGGAGGAGGGTCGCCGCTAG